In Blastopirellula sp. J2-11, a single genomic region encodes these proteins:
- a CDS encoding ABC transporter ATP-binding protein: protein MDTKIGGYCVMIALEGVCKTWDGGKSFAVSDLSLRIEPGEVLALLGGSGSGKSTTVKMINRLIEPTSGVIEIDGENVVEQDPVQLRRRIGYVFQSIGLFPHMTILENVCILPKMLGHDSLEYREKGSRLLEMVDLPASQFAHRYPHQLSGGQRQRVGFARALAVDPKVMLLDEPFGALDPVTRDSLQSEFTRLQKELGFTAVIVTHDMAEALLLADKIAVMRDGKLLRLGTPRDLLLDAGDDYVAQLLETPRRHGRLIHDLETN, encoded by the coding sequence ATGGACACGAAGATTGGGGGATACTGCGTCATGATCGCGTTAGAAGGGGTCTGCAAAACGTGGGATGGGGGAAAGTCGTTCGCGGTGAGCGACCTTTCGCTACGCATCGAACCCGGCGAGGTTCTCGCGTTGCTGGGCGGTTCCGGCTCCGGCAAAAGCACGACCGTTAAAATGATCAATCGCCTGATCGAACCAACTTCCGGCGTCATTGAGATCGACGGAGAAAACGTCGTCGAGCAAGATCCGGTGCAGCTGCGCCGGCGAATCGGCTACGTCTTTCAAAGCATCGGCCTCTTTCCGCACATGACGATTCTGGAGAATGTCTGCATCTTGCCCAAGATGCTGGGGCACGATTCGCTTGAGTATCGCGAGAAAGGTTCGCGTCTGCTCGAGATGGTCGACTTGCCTGCCTCTCAGTTCGCCCATCGCTATCCGCATCAACTCTCTGGCGGTCAACGCCAACGCGTCGGCTTCGCGCGCGCCTTGGCGGTCGACCCGAAAGTGATGTTGCTGGACGAACCGTTTGGCGCTCTTGATCCGGTGACGCGCGATAGTTTGCAGTCAGAATTTACGCGATTGCAGAAAGAGCTTGGGTTTACCGCGGTGATTGTGACGCATGACATGGCCGAAGCATTACTGCTGGCCGACAAGATCGCCGTGATGCGCGACGGCAAGTTGTTGCGATTGGGGACTCCGCGTGATTTGCTGCTGGACGCCGGCGACGACTATGTCGCTCAGCTGTTGGAAACGCCTCGTCGGCATGGACGATTGATCCACGATTTGGAAACCAACTAG
- a CDS encoding ABC transporter permease/substrate-binding protein: protein MPISEILEQLHFLPQRLAGHIFLSFMALLIGGAISLPLGVWCSRRKQAERIALTVASIIQTIPSLALLAAMVFAWGKIGWFPALVALVLYSLLPMLRNTITGIQSVDAACLEAAQGLGMNDRQRLRLVELPLAAPTIVAGVRTAAVWVVGAATIAQPVGATSLGNYIFAGLQTLNPVALGVGCFFSAALALSIDALLGMLEIAVQTRSRKMGLGAALGIVAIILSPFLISLLPLGQTNYTSHGDRDLATASQFDDRTYIIGGKGFTEQRILALVIQEELQQVGRKVELKEGIGSAVIFRALETGQIDCYVDYSGTLWANVLGREEFVSSPEMLIDLATELKADHQVYSLGTLGFRNDYVFVMKQEKAAELGIKTLDDLAKHADKLNAVTDIEFWERPEWARVRDIYQFDFKKKQSMDATLMYGAIANDKADVVVAFRTDGRIAAGGLVEIADPARALPPYDAILLASKRLVEDPVAVDQLLKMINSISTDEMRDANRAVDTDGSPVSAAAKRIMPKK, encoded by the coding sequence ATGCCTATTTCTGAGATCCTGGAACAGTTGCATTTCCTGCCGCAACGCTTGGCGGGGCACATCTTTCTCTCCTTCATGGCGCTGCTGATCGGCGGCGCCATCAGCTTGCCGCTCGGCGTCTGGTGTTCGCGTCGCAAGCAGGCCGAACGGATCGCGCTGACGGTGGCCAGCATCATTCAAACGATTCCCAGCTTGGCGTTGCTCGCCGCGATGGTATTCGCGTGGGGAAAGATCGGCTGGTTTCCGGCCCTCGTGGCGCTCGTCCTGTACAGTCTGCTGCCGATGTTGCGAAATACGATCACCGGCATTCAATCGGTCGACGCGGCTTGCTTGGAAGCGGCGCAAGGCTTGGGGATGAACGATCGCCAACGTCTGCGTCTGGTCGAACTGCCGCTGGCGGCGCCGACGATTGTCGCCGGAGTTCGAACCGCCGCGGTTTGGGTCGTCGGCGCCGCGACGATCGCGCAGCCGGTCGGTGCGACCAGCTTGGGCAACTACATCTTCGCCGGCTTGCAAACGCTCAATCCGGTGGCGCTCGGCGTCGGTTGTTTCTTCTCCGCCGCATTGGCGCTCTCGATCGACGCTTTGTTGGGGATGCTCGAAATCGCCGTGCAAACGCGTAGCCGCAAAATGGGGTTGGGAGCGGCGCTGGGGATCGTCGCGATCATTCTCAGTCCGTTTCTGATCTCGCTGTTGCCGCTGGGGCAAACGAACTATACGTCGCACGGCGACCGAGATCTGGCGACGGCTTCTCAGTTTGACGATCGCACCTACATCATCGGCGGGAAGGGCTTTACCGAGCAGCGCATCTTGGCTCTGGTGATCCAGGAGGAGTTGCAGCAAGTTGGGCGCAAAGTGGAACTGAAGGAAGGGATCGGCTCGGCCGTGATCTTTCGCGCGCTCGAGACGGGCCAGATCGACTGCTACGTCGACTATAGCGGCACGCTGTGGGCGAACGTGCTAGGCCGCGAAGAGTTCGTTTCGTCGCCAGAGATGCTGATCGATCTGGCGACCGAACTCAAAGCGGATCATCAGGTTTACTCGCTAGGGACGCTCGGTTTTCGCAACGACTATGTCTTTGTAATGAAACAGGAAAAAGCGGCTGAACTGGGAATCAAAACGCTGGACGATCTCGCCAAGCATGCCGACAAGCTGAACGCCGTGACTGACATCGAATTTTGGGAACGTCCCGAGTGGGCCCGCGTTCGCGATATTTACCAGTTTGACTTCAAAAAGAAGCAATCGATGGACGCTACGTTGATGTATGGCGCGATCGCCAATGACAAAGCGGATGTGGTGGTCGCGTTTCGTACCGACGGGCGAATCGCGGCTGGCGGCTTGGTCGAAATCGCCGATCCGGCGCGCGCGTTGCCGCCGTACGATGCGATTTTATTGGCGTCGAAACGGCTGGTCGAAGATCCGGTCGCCGTCGATCAGCTCCTTAAAATGATCAACTCGATTTCGACCGACGAAATGCGTGACGCCAACCGAGCGGTCGATACCGACGGTTCGCCGGTCTCGGCCGCCGCCAAGCGGATCATGCCGAAGAAATAA
- a CDS encoding AMP-binding protein, whose protein sequence is MNGLLQKIMWATLRFLLRFRYRVELHGLDQLRSVQGPVLVLPNHPAYVDPPLVLSHLRFGRSLRPLVFADTFRSWIFYPFCKASHAFEVPNLKSHSRDAHRQTTEMIDQVVAGVEAGNDFLIYPSGRLKRQGTEVIGGARMAYELLKRSPDLQVILVRTEGMWGSRFGCAQTGGVPDLAGAARMALWSLISSFLFFVPKRKVSLTAQAIDRNQLPLESKESLNRFLEAWYNAHGGEEPKFVPYNPWFGPREFDFDAVQREGAVDADAVQPATKQAIAEMLTEHLGRPLEPAETSPTTTLDALGLDSLERMDMALEMEREFGFRSNHVPTTVGEMWLLAEGQLASDENDEAKIPEIWSKPPKDDGTIPKALGETLAESFVLRAIERPDSAAVADQLSGVLTYRKLLTGATLLSKRIAKLEGDAVGILLPASVAADTVFLAIQLAGKLPVMLNWTTGDAGLQHAIKKLEVKNVLTSQRFLDRLGIEIPAAEVVSLEAMRGGIGKWEQLSTYAATYLAPQSFLRNLPKPDRDAPAAVLFTSGSETLPKAVPLSHRNLIADINAGVNLIQFGQSDVLFGFLPPFHSFGLTAAFLMPVLTGIRVVHYPDPTDARGLARIIRSYSATLMFATPTFLQYIFGVSTPEDLQTLRTVMVGAEKCPDALHDRFEAALPSAVLLEGYGITECSPVVSGSRPTDSRRGTIGKPLDCVEMLIVHAETHQPIVDGETGLLLVRGESIFSGYLKHDGPQPFVEINGAAWYNTGDLVMKDPDGFFHFRGRMKRFLKIGGEMVSLPALEEPLAKAFPSGDEGPQIAVEGVELDGGRKIVLFTCAEISLRDANALIREAGMQGIMRLDEVRLVEQIPVLGTGKTDYRTLRSWVSEMPTSAEQKSA, encoded by the coding sequence GTTCAGGGCCCGGTTTTGGTATTGCCTAATCATCCGGCTTACGTCGATCCTCCCCTGGTCTTGAGCCATCTGCGGTTTGGGCGATCGCTGCGACCGTTGGTCTTTGCCGACACCTTTCGGAGTTGGATTTTCTATCCCTTCTGCAAAGCGAGCCACGCGTTTGAAGTTCCGAATCTGAAAAGTCATAGCCGTGACGCGCATCGCCAGACGACCGAGATGATTGATCAGGTGGTCGCAGGCGTCGAAGCTGGAAATGACTTTTTGATCTATCCCTCGGGGCGGTTAAAACGTCAAGGAACCGAAGTGATCGGCGGCGCTCGGATGGCGTACGAGTTGCTAAAGCGCTCTCCTGATCTGCAAGTCATCCTGGTCCGCACCGAAGGCATGTGGGGAAGCCGCTTCGGCTGCGCGCAGACCGGCGGAGTTCCTGATCTGGCCGGCGCCGCTCGTATGGCGCTCTGGAGCTTGATTTCGAGCTTTCTATTCTTCGTGCCCAAACGCAAGGTTTCGCTCACCGCCCAAGCGATCGATCGCAACCAACTGCCGCTCGAAAGCAAAGAATCGCTGAATCGCTTTCTGGAAGCGTGGTACAACGCCCACGGCGGCGAAGAGCCAAAGTTCGTTCCTTACAATCCCTGGTTCGGCCCGCGTGAATTTGACTTCGACGCCGTCCAACGCGAAGGCGCCGTCGACGCCGATGCGGTCCAACCGGCCACAAAACAGGCGATCGCCGAGATGCTGACCGAACATCTGGGGCGTCCTTTGGAGCCGGCCGAAACCAGCCCGACGACGACCCTCGACGCGTTGGGGCTCGACAGTCTCGAGCGTATGGACATGGCGCTCGAAATGGAGCGAGAGTTCGGTTTTCGCAGCAATCACGTGCCGACCACCGTGGGCGAAATGTGGTTGTTGGCCGAAGGGCAACTGGCCTCGGACGAAAATGACGAAGCCAAGATTCCCGAAATCTGGAGCAAGCCGCCAAAAGATGATGGAACAATTCCCAAGGCGCTCGGAGAAACGTTGGCCGAATCATTCGTGCTGCGCGCGATCGAACGCCCCGACTCGGCCGCCGTCGCTGATCAACTCTCCGGCGTTCTGACCTATCGCAAGTTGCTGACCGGTGCGACGCTCCTCTCCAAACGGATCGCCAAGCTCGAAGGAGACGCGGTTGGTATTTTGCTACCGGCCTCGGTCGCCGCCGATACGGTGTTTTTGGCGATTCAGTTGGCCGGCAAATTGCCGGTCATGTTGAACTGGACGACCGGCGACGCAGGCCTGCAGCATGCAATCAAAAAGCTGGAAGTGAAAAATGTGCTGACATCCCAGCGATTCCTGGATCGACTCGGCATCGAAATACCCGCCGCCGAAGTGGTTAGTCTGGAAGCGATGCGCGGCGGAATCGGCAAGTGGGAGCAGTTGTCGACTTACGCGGCGACTTATCTCGCTCCGCAATCGTTCTTACGGAATCTGCCAAAGCCCGACCGCGACGCTCCAGCGGCCGTGTTGTTTACCTCAGGATCCGAAACGCTGCCGAAAGCGGTTCCGTTGTCGCATCGCAACTTGATTGCCGACATCAACGCCGGCGTCAATCTGATTCAATTTGGCCAAAGCGATGTCCTGTTCGGCTTCTTACCTCCGTTCCACAGCTTTGGGTTGACCGCCGCGTTCCTGATGCCGGTCCTGACCGGGATCCGCGTGGTGCACTATCCCGATCCGACCGATGCCCGCGGATTGGCCCGCATCATTCGCAGCTATAGCGCGACGCTGATGTTTGCGACCCCCACGTTTTTGCAGTACATCTTTGGCGTCAGTACGCCGGAGGATTTGCAAACGTTGCGAACAGTGATGGTCGGCGCCGAGAAATGCCCGGACGCATTGCATGATCGTTTTGAAGCGGCGTTGCCCAGCGCGGTCCTCTTGGAAGGGTACGGTATCACCGAGTGCTCGCCGGTCGTCTCCGGCAGTCGTCCGACCGACAGTCGCCGCGGTACGATTGGCAAACCGCTCGATTGCGTCGAGATGTTGATCGTGCACGCCGAAACGCATCAGCCGATCGTCGACGGCGAGACCGGGCTGTTGCTGGTGCGCGGCGAAAGCATTTTCAGCGGCTATCTGAAACATGACGGCCCGCAGCCGTTTGTCGAAATCAACGGCGCCGCTTGGTACAACACCGGCGATCTGGTGATGAAAGACCCCGACGGCTTTTTCCACTTCCGCGGGCGGATGAAGCGGTTTTTGAAGATCGGCGGCGAGATGGTCTCGTTGCCGGCGCTCGAAGAACCGCTCGCCAAAGCGTTTCCCAGCGGTGACGAGGGGCCGCAAATCGCCGTCGAAGGAGTCGAACTGGATGGGGGGCGAAAGATCGTCCTGTTTACTTGCGCCGAGATTTCGCTGCGTGACGCGAACGCTTTGATTCGCGAAGCCGGCATGCAAGGAATCATGCGACTTGACGAAGTTCGCTTGGTTGAGCAGATACCGGTCCTGGGAACCGGCAAAACCGATTATCGCACTCTGCGGAGTTGGGTCAGCGAGATGCCGACTTCCGCCGAGCAAAAATCGGCGTAG